The Populus alba chromosome 6, ASM523922v2, whole genome shotgun sequence genomic interval TTCTCTACTAACAAATATACCCATGACTTTCtgctataatcatcaataaaacataGCATATATCTCTTCCCCCCATTAGACCTTGGTGAGATAGGACCACAAATATCTGCATGAATTAACTCTAGTGGCTGTGATGCTCTCCATATGCTTTTCTTAGGGATTATATTCCTACGTTGTTTGCCTACAAAACATTCTGTGCATGTCATACTTGCAACTTTAAAATGGGGAAATCCACGGACCATTCCCTTTTGTTGCAACAGCTGCAATCCCTTGGCACTTAGATGGCCAAATCTCTTGTGCCACAGACGAGGTAAGTCCATGGAATCTACTTGCAAACACCTATGAACATTTAAAGCTCTCTGCGTCTCAGCCAACAGAATAAACATTCTGTTGGCACTCATCATGGTCTCAATTATAAGTCCCCTTTCAGGGTGATAAATTTTGCAAAATCCACCCTTAAACAAAATCGCTAAACCATTCTCTTGAAGTTGCCCAATGCTCAACAGATTATTAGAGAGTTCAGGAACATGATATACTTcattcaaaacatgattcactCCATTTATAACCAATATCACATTTCCTTTTCCAATTACCTTCATTCGGTTGTTATTTCCTAACTTGACAGAATGCAGAAAACTAGTGTCTAAGTTGGTAAACATACCTTGTTCCCCACACATATGGTTTGAGCAGCCTGAGTCTAGAAACCAAACATCATTTCGGTTTCTCTTCTGCAACCCAGCATGTACCATTAACAGCCTCTCCTCTTCTGGATTCAATTCTGTGTACCTTGAACCTTTGTTCTCCTCATCAATTCTTCTCTGCAAATTGGCATGTTCTTGGTTCGATTCTGTATAACATGGGTCTTTGTTCCCCAAATCAGCATGTGCCATCAACAACATCTCATCCAGTTGATTCAATTCTGCATAATTGGCTTCTCTGTTCAAACTTGGACATTCATATTGGAAGTGTCCAAGTTTGTGGCATTTGAAGCATTCCACTGTTGCTTTATTGTAAACTTGAGGTCCTCTCCCACGGCCTCTTCCCCTGAAACTACTCCTCCCTCGGTTTCTACTCCCAAATCTATCATCATAAATTCTTAATGCCTGATCATCACCACTTCTGTGCCTTCTAAATTTCTGTTCGTGCACGAGCAATGAGCTTTGCAGCTCATCTACTGAAAGCTTGTTGATGTCGTTTGACTCTTCAATTGAGCAGACGATGTAATTGAAGTTTTCAGTTAGAGTACGCAGTATCTTTTCAACAATCTTCCCATTTGTCATGTCTTCTCCAAGATTCCTCATATCATTCGCCACCAACAGTACTCTCGAGAAGTAATCAGTCACTGCTTCCCCAGGTTTCATCTCTAATACTTCGAAATTTCTTCTAAGGATTTGGAGTTGTGCACGTTGAACCCTAGCATTCCCTTGATACTTGATTTTCATAGACTCCCAAATTTGCTTCGCAGTATCCTTCTGGGCAATTGTTTTCAAGATTGACTTGTCAATTGACTGGAACAAGTAATTCTTGGTCTTCAAATCCTTCAATTTCATCTCCTCCAAGGCTTTCTTCTGTACTGTCGTCAAAGCTTCTATCGGTGTTGTTTCCACCCATCCTGTCTCAATGACGCTCCAATATTCCTTTGATCGTAGCAGATTTTCCATGAGCATGCACCAATGCTCGTAATCTCCATCAAACTTTGGGATATAAGCTTGTGCGTAATTGTTTGAATCTGTTGCCATCTCTCCTCACTCGGTGTTTTGGGTTTTATGGTGTTTatgaaggctctgataccaatttgttgAATGCACAGACAGAAAATCACACAATAGATGAAAGCTGGATGTTTAAGACGCAAGAAATTAACAATGAATAGTTCAATCTTCATTAGGCTTTTGCTCTGGTTTATATAGAAGTACCGAGCAGAGAAAACAAGGGAAAAACTTGACATGCTATACGCATGTGAGCTGGAATGGAAAATaacagaaaacaaattgaaaaaccaaTTACTAATAACAGAAATAGCTAACTAAACAAACTGTGACTGAAATACCCTTTCACTTCCATCATTAAGAACCTCAAGAAACAGCACAGAATTTGAGATGCTTCATCCAGTCAGAAACTAgaaacatgttttctttttaataatatttggaCAAGTAGGCATAGAAGCAGTCCCAGAGATGTCCTTAAAATTTTCAGAACCAAGGTATTTAAGAGAAAGAAATGCAGCTCAACAGGTATTGTAAACAGATTTAAAAGTTCTTTTAACTTGAATTAACATTACCCTGGCATTGGGTTAAGACCATAGCATATCATGAGCACACAAACAGATTTAAGGCTCTTTCAACATGAACTAACATGCCCTTGGGCATCGGCTCAAGAGACAAGTGGCTAAATTGGAGTTTTGTGGAGTGAATGATGGGCTCAATAATCAATAATAAACATAAGCATTAACAAATGAGAAAAGCTAGATTGTCTATTATGTAATTTATGGCCCTTTTGCTCTGCTGATATTAGCATTGCTTGCACTCTAAGCCTCTCTTAAGTGTCCCATTGTCTACTCACTCACAATGTATCTTGGTTCATTACCACTAGAACCCTTTTATGGTAATGTCAGAGACAATAAACATCTCCATGCATGTCTGTTCTCTACATTTTTGTGCACCTTACCTGGAAAGGCATCCAAAACTGATTTGTAAGGGGTGCCCTTCATTTGCATTTGTCTTCTTACTGTATCCAAAGGATAACACGTGAGTGTTGCAACGGCTGCAGACACCACAGCTGTCAGTAGAGATGACTGAGTCTTCTGTTGATATTTCTCCGGCAGTGACTTCTTCACCCTGTTGTCCAAAGGGAGTAACATCCAACACTCGTTTTATGTTTGCtttcttttccaaaaacaactaaataaaaaataaataaaagaagctCTAGGCATTAATGTGCTCACAAGTCAAAAATGCAAAAGTTGACGGCAATATATGGAGCAATGCCAAGAAGAGAAGGCCCAAGACCAAAGTAAAATGACGCAACTCCTTCCTCTCGTAACATTGTCAATGCAATCTGGACATCATCAATACTCTTCTGTTCATAAATGATTATCTTGTCATTAAACATAGTCTAGTAATCAATATAATACCTCAGACATAGTGCGATAGCCTGGATCAACCGCTAAGCGTAATCTCAGGACATCCAAAGGATATGTCACCTGAAAAAATATACACAGTAAGATAATTTTAAGATTCAAAGGCATGTAGTACTGGATacatattacatttttttaaatggagcaATACAAAATTGGATGTCTATGCACacagtaaattttttaagaaacaaattcATGTACTTCTTTGAGCACAAACACTATCCCAACAGATAGCAATATAATGAGAATTTCCATTTCCATCTCCATTTCCATTGATGAATTACTCACAAAAGTAGATGTCATGCCTGCACAAGCACCTGCAGCAAGTCTGCCAATAACTGAAAGCTCACCATCCTTTCCCTTGAACAATTTCTACAAATTcacatacaaaaataaataaataaataaatcaaacaaatgcCCAAAATAATAGCAACTCCATTATTTATAACACTTTCCTAGTACTTGCTTAAACACATTTTCACTAGTATTACCTTGTAAGTTTCATAAGCCAAGAGCTGGACAGCACTATAAGGTATGATCCGAATCACCTGAAATATTCACCATAAATCCCAAACTGGAAAACAAAACCTTATCCTAATTATTCAAGAAAGTTAAAAATCTGCCAAGCACCTGAGGAAGGTTTCCTTTCCAGTACCCTTTAACTCCTCCTTCTTTCCCTATCATCACTATTGCCTGCAGTTAATTGACCAATATGCAACTTCGTTAAGAAAAACAAGTAACCGACATTGAAATTTGCTACATACCTCAATGAAACCAATTGCCTTCTTAGCACTTTCTTGCCCGGCCCGCACTCCATGAGtctataaacacatcaaattagCATTATCAGCGTTATTGATAATGTTACTAATTAGCAATTACCTTGTCGATAATTGAAACCTCTACTGTttagcatgaataataataataataataataataataataataataataataataataataataataataatgccaTATACTTTTTTTCTCAGTAACCAAAATAGAAGCTACAAAATCCACAATTTAGAGAATTCTACATTAACTGCTCAAACTCCATTTTCTCAGTAACCAGATAGCAACATTGACGACTCGGGACCTCGAAAAACAGGTGATAAAAATTGAAGGCACAGAAACTTAAGAACAACACCTGCATGAGTAGCTTTATACGGTCAAGCGGAGCCGTGACAGTCTTCGCGGCGGCACCAGCGACAGCTCCAGCGGCAAAAATCGCAGCATCTCTTGGCACATAAGCCAGTATTGCTAACGGATACTTCAATAGCTGAGCCGAACTAGGTGCGAACTCATTTCTTCCATCTTCCTTCATCTCCGCCATTGAAACTGAAGCAAAATTGCCAAAACTTCCATTATTGCCACCACTCCGGATTCTGCAACTGAATTGCGCGTTTCTCCACAGAGGTTCGCGGTCGTACGTGGTTTCAGAGAGTGAAGAGTGGGAAGTCTTTAAGTTTGGTAACGTCTGGAAGGATAAAATggctctctcttcttctctcatgGTTTGAAATGGTAAGCTTGAGAGTTTGTTAGGGGCAGAGAAGGgataaggtagaaagatagtaGCAGAACgcagagagagggagaagagcAAACTTAAACAGAAGGATCTCTTtggatttttaagtttttaagcaGAGTAGAGTGAGTGCCTTTGTTTTATTAAAGATTTGGTGTGTGCGGGTCTATCTAGGGATGATGAAGCACACAGCCTGATTGATTAGAAATATTTCTTCATTGATAGAGATAGGCAAActacattttagtttttatttaacccCTATAAGTTTATATATGCTTCATTTCATCCTATTACTTAAAACATTTTCAATATTAACCCTTTTTGTTCAATTTGCTCCCTAAACCCCAAGAAAGCTTTTAATATTACTCTCACCCTattatattaacatttttaatattcaattctATATTctaaagaatttataaaatccTGGCAACAACTAgagggtttttttaaaaatgttttgtattttttttgtattgttgttATGAAAGTGTAATGAATTCTAACACGTGTATTATATGGAAATGTGCAAGTATTGGGAGCAAAAATGAAATATTGAGAAACCATGGGAGtaaaaatgttattaatattttgccCCCTCTATGCGCGCCTTTGGGCCTTCTTGGTTGTTCAGCCTTTGGACACGACCAAATTGCAATGACAAATCATTTGTTCGTTCTTCatttgtttataatttgaaataataataataaaaaagatttttgaaaacGATGGCCACACAGGCCGGCTTCATTTAATTTCGAGATGGTGGCGACGTGCTCCATTTAACTGTAgattaaattacttttcaaaatatatttttttaaaaaaatattattatttttaaaaaatattttttgacatatcaaaataatttaaaaatacaaaaaaaaattaatttaaaacaaaaaaataaaaaaaaatttaaattttttaaaaaatatatttttaaaatataaaaacaaatatgaaatgaaaagcaaataTGAGACTACATTGTCATGACtcataagtgaaaaaaaaaaaaaaaaaaaactaatgtataGTGTAATAAAAGACTATGACTGTTAggagaacatttttttttaattaattattatattattataagatAGTCTTGTACTTtgaaagatatgttttttttttcaacaatttttcttttttatattcattaaaaacTATACCAACAAATATGTCACTCAAGGCATCTCCAGCCCAAGAGCCAAATCAAAagccataagaaaaaaaaaaattgtcaattaACATATCATTTCCTGTTTTTGCAGCACATTATATACTTTAACAGGGATTTGTCatggattaaatatttttttctaacaaaacaaattatatacacatgtttttgtagttaaaaagataataaaaaaagtttgtgtatacatataattaaataaattaagaattatgtgttttaataaatgagaaaaaatccataaatgaaactaaaaataaaattgaaaaactcaaGAGACAaattatagattaaaatatttaattttgcaagacGAGATATTTATTCAGTTgtttttgctaaatttatttattaaaataatttttttattcaatcaaattaacgataatataaatagacatatacattaaattgattaaataaataaaaggaaaaaacaatactATGTAAGGCTACAcgtattagaaatattatatgaaaataaatatttttattttaaaaataaagttcatttatataaaagacaaaaaaaaaaacatagataaatcataaaaaccttttaaaaattcaaatgcatacaacataaacaaaaaataaccatCATTTAATAGATGctctataaacaaaataaaagagagaaataggtattaatctaaatacatataaaaaatcattaattaaaaatatataaaaaataataatttaaaaatggacTTGTTGGGCTGGCCGACTTTGTTAGGGTTAggcctttgtttttgttttcgcACCCGccccaatttgttttttttttaatgagttagATAATGTGCCGTCTATATTATCTAGTTTTTGGTTACTATAGTGTCCAAAAAAACAAGGCTTGTGGTTTTTTTcaacctaaaaattaaatttttgacttatttgttttacccaaaacacatataaaatatcataggCAACTTGATAAGTCTATTTATGAcctaaaatacctaaaaaacaatctcaaaattcaaaatcaactcgaaacaaatttttttaccaagatcatatatgtttttttttggcaattttaaggtaaaaaaccTCCCTAATGTGAGCTCTTCTCATTAAAAGAAACAAGTTGACATCAATTTTAACCGTTTTGATGGTCAAAATTGGTgctaacaaattttttttctctttagtgTCGGATTTTTGGTGACTTTCTCACCTCTTTCACATTAGgaccaaaaaataaagaaaataaagtttaggatcaaaattaattttccttttaattttaaaaactaaagagATCCAATATCTATAATTTGTAAAGTATAaggactaaaatatatattttgcccAAGCTTTTTAAAACCACTAATTCcctatgtgttttttaatttgttcccCAATCTTTCAATCTCACTCTCCCACAATAAATTAGCTTATAATTTGGTTCAATAAAAgcgaaattagaaaaaaaaaatataaaaaaatggcaTTGTGAACAATCTTTTCACAGTCTCCCCATTCTTTCCTCTTGAGcttaaaattatatctattaACTGTCTTATCaccttattaattatttaattatgataaattacttgaattaattaattaattgtataatcaataacatgattatattatagTTCCATGTAAGTAGTTGTATATTATCAAATGAGttgttaaaataacatttttcaaTGGAGTGCACATATAAAAAAGGTGatattttatactatttaaaatatcatattaatagtTTGGCtctttcaaatgatttttgcaATTAGAGATGCTCTCAAGatacataaatgaaaggacTATAAAATAACtcctccaagccaaatttttgaGACCCAATTTGAAAGCGTGCCATTTTACCAAAACTTGAACCCTGAGATCGTTTGGAATTATACCAcacccaacttttttttttcttcttcttatcagAAGAACATTAGGGTTAATTAATTTACGGCATGAGCCACTCATTTAGTATTCTTTGTGTTTTTCCATCAACAAGTTTCTGAAATTCAACTTCATAATAGGAGAGAGCAGaattaaaggatgaaagaataaaacaaataaaactattCGTTCATTTTAGGCAGAACCCAATATGTTTATCAGATCatttaaaatgtttatatactccttttactttattttaattttgtgtttttttgtactACAACTTCTTGGGATCTCTACATGGCATTTCTTACATCGCTAGCATCTGTTCTTGAAAAAGATGATCAACAATATAGATTAATCAAGTTGCAAACACAAACAATTAACTCTTCTCATTGACTAATTATTTTGCTACAAGACTGATTAATAACCCTTGTGCCATATGCCAACTTCTATATATTGGCATAAGATACAAAAACTCGGTTGCAAAAACACCCAGAAATCTATAGATTACATAAGCTGTGGCCTCTCTTCTTAAAGCTACAATGGCGCCTGGCATTTAAGCTTTGAAGGGATCACAAGTACGTCATCGACAAGCAAAATGCAAAATATTGCTTGCTTTCAGGCAGGCATGCAGGCCAGGACAGGTGGAGCAAAATGAAAGAATAACAAATTCATCCAATCTGTTGATGATGTTTTGATGCTGGGATCTTCATTCTGGGAGCAACCCTAAAAAGGCCGACCTCGGATGACTCCGACCTCGGAATTGACAGTACCCACGTCGATGACATTCCCGTGGtctgaaaaagaataaaaatacaaaatctggTTATGAAATGGAATTGCAATGGATGGAAGGGatagattttaaattcttaacaaaGCCTCTACAAATTTTGCAAGGCCTTACTCAGTGGTGTTTTGGATACGAAAAAGCATGCTGCAATAACAACGTAGCACAGCAATAGAGTCAATCCTTTCAGGTAATGAGAAGTACCATCCTGTAACAAATAAAGCAATTAAATCTCATTAAAAATCAAAGGGCTAACCTGCATAAAATGAGCTATATCAAGTTTCAgtgatttaaaaatagaaaCGGGAGATTCCATTAATCAGTATTCTAAAAAGTAATCTTGGTGTTATTAGCTTAACTGATAAAGAATTGGTTAATTAGTAGCATATATTACCTGTAAGGTGAAGGCTGTGGTGATTATTGATAGCGCAAGAGCACCAGTCTCAAGGAGATTGAAATTAAGATCCATATTAATGCCCAACATCCAAGCAACAACTACACAGAGTGGAACCTGAAAGTCATATAGCAAATATAAGTTATGACTTGATTCagacttttcattttttcagaAAAGGAGAAAGGTTAGGTCGGAAGATCGATACCCTTTGAGTTTTAATTATGAAACTCACCACAAACAAAGAAATTTGAGTAGCAGAACCTAGTGCAACACCCAAAGATATATCCAACttgtttttaaaagcaaaaatgaCTGCTCCAGCATGTTCAGCCGCATTTCCAACAATTGGCAGCAAGATAATGCTAATGAAGCTGACAGAAAGGCCCCAAGATTCTGAAGCATCCtgtgaaataaaaaaggtaTATTTTTCAGTTCATGCCACAGTAATATTAAAAGTAGCTAAGAAGCTTACTTTTACAAGATGCTTATTAGTTTAGTAGCTACCTCGATTGTCCCCACAACATATTCTGACAACAAGGCCACGACAGCAGTCATTCCAACCAGCCAAACTATTCCACTCCAGAATCCTATCACAGGTGTTTCTTCTGAATTCACATCACCATCGTCTTCCTCCGAATCCTGATGAGTTGCACCATGTAATTAATATCTCAGCTAATCTATCTTGAAGAAACTTCAAATACATTTTAATCACACCATTCAGATGGAAACGGATTATTAGACCAATTAATCACCTCTTGTGCTTCAAATAATTGTCGGTGTGTCACTAACTGAAAAACGATGTATGTAATGTATGCAACCAGCATTACAATGCTGCTTGCTCTCGACAACTGCAGTGTTGGGACAGCCGTGAGGGAAGCAGAGGCTCCAGAAATCCGAAACAAAAGTGGCAACATATGGCACAGCAATGCCAAAAGCAGAAGCAGTGCGTTCACATCAGCTTGTCTCTGCTCATTCATTTATAACCATGTCAATGTTATGATCAAACTTTGGCCCTCATATAATTAGAAGAGGAGGGATTCAGAACTAATGAACTTTTCAGATTACAGCAGCTAGCTTACCCTAtcatatttttgttcctttccaAGGTTGACAATGCCACCACAGAAGAGCGAGGTGCCAAGAACTAATAGCAGGTTTGATAGTATGGAACCCAGGAGTGAATATTTCACCACTCCGACTTTGTGTTGCCACAGTGCAAAAATTGCTATTATCAGTTCTGTAGCATTGCCGCATGTTGCATTCAGTAGCCCTCCCACTGCAAAaacaaagatatataaaaaggaattgAATTCATGGTTACTTGAGTTTCcttcaataattttgaaatttccaCACAAGCATGTATGATGTATTATTACAAGCCCAATTCCAGCAAGGTTTTTCATGTACATGGATTAACCTTATACAAATGCACCAGTGATGGCTGGATTTTTACTGGCTTAGGGTTCTTATTTGCAAGGCTGACAAAGCCAATTAGGATCAACAAGGACATTGATCAACCATTATTTTCATGGTGCAGGCTCACTATCTGTGAGTCTGGGTGTGGGCACATCGCCTTTTTTATTGGTGCAAAGTATGGGAGTCCAAAAACGATGCTAATCATGTCTTCTTCTTTCTGTCTAGgatctttgaaataattaacaTGTATATGGCTAAAAAGATTAGGGATTATACTAATGTGAAGAATTCTTCATCCTGTTGAAGTGGCAGATGACTGAAAGAAAATGACATAGCAAGAAGCTTTTTGATGATACGTGACAAAATCTCTTCTGTTGGTAGATTGAATTCCTCATGGAGTCTGAATCACATCCCCAAGAAACAACTAtcagtttttgtatttttcttgtcACGAGAAAGGCTTAGAACCGAATGGATcccatcattttttaaattaatttagtttgattCCTGAACTCTGAATGATTTACGAGACCATCTATGCTGATTTCTTAAtgactaattaaaataatttgatgttgaaATGTTGGCCTCCTCTTACATAACTAGAacagtgtgtatatatatatatatatatatatatatatatatatatatatatatatattttggcttCCATGCACACAGTTTTTATCCAAAATGCAAATCATCAGCCATGTATTGAAGACAGATAAGAAAACTGAGAGGTTGATCAGTACCTGTTGGACCGG includes:
- the LOC118048441 gene encoding probable envelope ADP,ATP carrier protein, chloroplastic, whose amino-acid sequence is MREEERAILSFQTLPNLKTSHSSLSETTYDREPLWRNAQFSCRIRSGGNNGSFGNFASVSMAEMKEDGRNEFAPSSAQLLKYPLAILAYVPRDAAIFAAGAVAGAAAKTVTAPLDRIKLLMQTHGVRAGQESAKKAIGFIEAIVMIGKEGGVKGYWKGNLPQVIRIIPYSAVQLLAYETYKKLFKGKDGELSVIGRLAAGACAGMTSTFVTYPLDVLRLRLAVDPGYRTMSEIALTMLREEGVASFYFGLGPSLLGIAPYIAVNFCIFDLVKKSLPEKYQQKTQSSLLTAVVSAAVATLTCYPLDTVRRQMQMKGTPYKSVLDAFPGIVQRDGVIGLYRGFLPNALKNLPNSSIRLTTFDIVKRLIAASEKEFQRIVEKNRHKQSQDASN
- the LOC118048440 gene encoding vacuolar cation/proton exchanger 3; amino-acid sequence: MASLQEPWLLENGNLKGSSKEMRHGRTAHNMSSSSLRKKSDLTLVSKVKCGMLRLLLTNLQEVILGTKLSVLFPAIPLAIAAQCYGFGRPWIFALSLLGLTPLAERISFITEQIAYYTGPTVGGLLNATCGNATELIIAIFALWQHKVGVVKYSLLGSILSNLLLVLGTSLFCGGIVNLGKEQKYDRRQADVNALLLLLALLCHMLPLLFRISGASASLTAVPTLQLSRASSIVMLVAYITYIVFQLVTHRQLFEAQEDSEEDDGDVNSEETPVIGFWSGIVWLVGMTAVVALLSEYVVGTIEDASESWGLSVSFISIILLPIVGNAAEHAGAVIFAFKNKLDISLGVALGSATQISLFVVPLCVVVAWMLGINMDLNFNLLETGALALSIITTAFTLQDGTSHYLKGLTLLLCYVVIAACFFVSKTPLNHGNVIDVGTVNSEVGVIRGRPF